Part of the Candidatus Sulfotelmatobacter sp. genome is shown below.
CGCCATGAAGTTGACGTTGTCGGTGAGGTCCTTCCACGTGCCGGCGACGCCTTCGACTTGCGCCTGGCCGCCGAGCCGGCCTTCGGTGCCGACCTCGCGCGCGACGCGCGTCACCTCGCCGGCGAACGCGTTGAGCTGGTCGACCATCGTGTTCACGGTCGTCTTCAGCTCGGCGACCTCGCCGCGCACGGTGACGGTGATCTTCTTCGAGAGGTCGCCGTTCGCGACGGCGGTCGTGACGTCGGCGATGTTGCGGACCTGCGAGGTCAGGTTCGACGCCATGAAGTTGACGTTGTCGGTGAGGTCCTTCCACGTCCCGGCGACGCCTTGGACGTAGGCCTGGCCGCCGAGCTTCCCTTCGGAGCCGACCTCGCGCGCGACGCGCGTGACTTCGCTGGCGAAGGCGTTGAGCTGGTCGACCATCGTGTTGACGGTGCTCTTCAGCTCGGCCATCTCGCCGCGCACGTCGACGGTGATCTTCTTCGAAAGGTCGCCCTTGGCGACGGCGGTCGTGACCTCGGCGATGTTGCGGACCTGCGAGGTCAGGTTGCCAGCCATCGAGTTGACGGAGTCCGTCAAGTCCTTCCAGGTACCGGCGACGCCACGGACGTCGGCCTGCCCGCCGAGCCGGCCTTCGGAGCCGACCTCGCGCGCGACGCGGGTGACCTCGGCGGCGAACGTGTTCAGCTGGTCGACCATCGTGTTGATGGTCTCTTTCAGCTGCAGGATCTCGCCGCGCGCTTCGACGGTGATCTTCTTCGAGAGGTTGCCGTTGGCGACGGCGGTCGTGACGTCGGCGATGTTGCGGATCTGGTTGGTCAGCGTACCGGCCATCGAGTTGACCGAGTCGGTGAGGTCCTTCCAGGTGCCGGCGACGCCGCGGACGTGCGCCTGACCACCGAGGATGCCTTCGGAGCCGACTTCGCGCGCGACGCGCGTCACCTCGCCGGCGAACGCGTTGAGCTGGTCGACCATCGCGTTGATGGTGCGCGCGCTGCGCAGGAACTCGCCCTTGAGCGGCCGGCCGTCGGCTTCGAGCGCCATCTGCTGCGAGAGGTCGCCGCGCGCGACGGCGCCGAGCACGCGGTTCGTCTCGGCGATCGGATGGGTGAGGTCGTCGATGAGCCGGTTGAGGGCGAACAGCTTCTCGCCGTAGCCGCCCGGCGCGAACAGCTCGGCCCGCTGACCGAGGCGGCCGTCGTAGCCGACGACCGTCGAGATGCGTTGCATCTCGCGCAGCACCCGTGCGTTCGTGCCGACCATCTCGTTGAACGCCTCGGCGATGTCGCCGTCGACGCCGTGCCACGCCGTCGGCAGCTTGACGGAGAAGTCCCCGCGGGCGACTGCCCGCAGCGCCGTCAGCAGCGCACGTTTGGTCTGGGTCGCTTTGTCGTCT
Proteins encoded:
- a CDS encoding HAMP domain-containing protein, which codes for MASAVAQGKPKANGKPKTTSPTTNGTAPAHQGNGVARDDKATQTKRALLTALRAVARGDFSVKLPTAWHGVDGDIAEAFNEMVGTNARVLREMQRISTVVGYDGRLGQRAELFAPGGYGEKLFALNRLIDDLTHPIAETNRVLGAVARGDLSQQMALEADGRPLKGEFLRSARTINAMVDQLNAFAGEVTRVAREVGSEGILGGQAHVRGVAGTWKDLTDSVNSMAGTLTNQIRNIADVTTAVANGNLSKKITVEARGEILQLKETINTMVDQLNTFAAEVTRVAREVGSEGRLGGQADVRGVAGTWKDLTDSVNSMAGNLTSQVRNIAEVTTAVAKGDLSKKITVDVRGEMAELKSTVNTMVDQLNAFASEVTRVAREVGSEGKLGGQAYVQGVAGTWKDLTDNVNFMASNLTSQVRNIADVTTAVANGDLSKKITVTVRGEVAELKTTVNTMVDQLNAFAGEVTRVAREVGTEGRLGGQAQVEGVAGTWKDLTDNVNFMASNLTGQVRNIAEVTIAVANGDLSKKITVDVRGEIL